A genomic window from Litoreibacter janthinus includes:
- a CDS encoding trimethylamine methyltransferase family protein, giving the protein MNDQTPSSPRRSGGRAARRAIRSAPLALDKRAIGPGLQGGQLRVLSDIDIANIHEAALTALEEIGLADAPDTGIAILTGAGAILGDDGRIRFPRALVEDMLAVACKDVTLYGRDPSRDMHLGGKKVHYGTAGAAVHLVDVAGRDYRESTVQDLFDAARIADRLDNIHFLQRPMVCRDIPNNYEMDLNTIYACCRGTKKHVGVSFTEPDYVAGGLELLHMIAGSEDAWRARPFLSNSNCFVVPPMKFATEACRVMEECIAGGMPVLLLSAGMAGATAPSPVAGAIVQAVAECLAGVVYVNAIQPGYPAIFGTWPFGLDLRTGAMSVGSGEQALLTAGCAQMHQFYGIPGGAAAGASDSKMPDMQAGWEQMCSNVMAGLSGLNMVYEAAGMHASLLGFCHESLILGDDLIGQALRCVRGIDVNEETLALDVMRATCLGVNGAKGVGHYLGADQTLSRMESDYVYPNLGDRTSPKEWAEKDKPDLLEKATEKKEAILAERSLAEFDPAVDAAIRKRFAIHLPV; this is encoded by the coding sequence ATGAACGATCAAACCCCAAGCTCCCCTCGTCGCAGTGGCGGACGCGCCGCGCGCCGCGCCATACGGTCTGCCCCCCTCGCCCTAGACAAACGCGCCATCGGCCCGGGCCTTCAAGGCGGGCAATTGCGCGTTCTGTCAGATATCGACATCGCCAACATTCACGAGGCTGCACTGACCGCGCTTGAAGAGATCGGGCTGGCCGATGCCCCCGACACTGGCATTGCCATTCTAACAGGCGCGGGCGCTATTCTGGGCGATGACGGCCGCATCCGCTTCCCGCGCGCCTTGGTCGAAGACATGCTTGCGGTGGCGTGTAAGGATGTCACGCTTTACGGGCGTGATCCGTCGCGGGATATGCATCTCGGCGGCAAAAAGGTCCATTACGGGACCGCGGGCGCCGCCGTCCATCTTGTTGATGTTGCCGGGCGAGACTACCGCGAAAGCACCGTGCAGGATTTGTTTGATGCGGCGCGGATTGCCGACCGGTTGGACAACATCCACTTCCTGCAACGCCCGATGGTCTGTCGTGATATCCCGAACAATTACGAGATGGACCTGAACACGATCTATGCCTGCTGTCGCGGCACCAAGAAGCATGTCGGTGTTTCCTTCACCGAGCCAGATTACGTTGCAGGTGGATTAGAGCTTCTGCACATGATCGCGGGCAGTGAAGACGCCTGGCGCGCGCGTCCGTTTTTGTCGAACTCCAACTGCTTTGTGGTGCCCCCGATGAAATTCGCGACAGAAGCGTGCCGCGTCATGGAGGAATGCATCGCAGGTGGAATGCCGGTGTTGTTGTTGTCGGCAGGCATGGCAGGGGCCACCGCGCCTTCGCCCGTCGCAGGCGCAATTGTGCAAGCCGTGGCGGAGTGCCTTGCGGGTGTTGTCTATGTAAACGCCATCCAACCCGGCTATCCTGCGATCTTTGGCACTTGGCCTTTCGGGCTGGACCTGCGCACGGGTGCCATGTCCGTTGGTTCGGGTGAACAAGCATTGCTAACGGCTGGCTGCGCCCAGATGCACCAGTTTTATGGCATTCCCGGCGGCGCTGCTGCTGGTGCGTCGGATTCCAAAATGCCGGATATGCAGGCGGGTTGGGAGCAAATGTGCTCCAACGTCATGGCGGGGCTGTCAGGGCTGAACATGGTCTATGAGGCGGCGGGGATGCACGCGTCATTGCTGGGTTTTTGCCACGAGAGTTTGATCTTGGGCGACGACTTGATTGGCCAAGCCCTGCGTTGCGTACGCGGGATCGACGTAAACGAAGAGACACTTGCGCTCGACGTGATGCGCGCGACCTGTCTTGGGGTAAACGGGGCGAAAGGCGTGGGCCATTACCTTGGCGCAGACCAAACACTGAGCCGGATGGAAAGTGACTATGTCTACCCCAACTTGGGCGACCGCACCTCTCCCAAAGAATGGGCGGAGAAGGACAAGCCAGACCTGCTAGAGAAAGCAACCGAGAAGAAAGAGGCAATTCTGGCGGAGCGGTCCTTGGCGGAGTTCGATCCGGCGGTAGATGCTGCCATCCGCAAGAGATTTGCCATCCACCTGCCCGTCTAA
- a CDS encoding carbohydrate ABC transporter permease, translating into MDNIAGTKSSLSWAVNISVVLLVVLWLIPTIGLLVSSFRDRDQISATGWWLSPFPVEQNYQAKAPAGDVKVVDGIYIIEGNVFGDETGAVARFGGTRAAPTEFKAGDTAQLTKDRTLTVQSDGNYVYTSPADIKRDPSVYYSASSPPDFSLSNYRTILASDNMDRAFINTLTVTIPATIIPILIAAFAAYALAWMDFKGRGFLIALVVGLLVVPLQLALVPLLTLHNKVGIGQSFLGIWMAHTGFGLPLAIYLLRNYMVGLPRDIIESAKVDGATDFQVFTKIVLPLSFPALASFAIFQFLWTWNDLLVAKVFLPSNSESWVMTVKIADDLLGSKGGDWGILAAAAFISIAVPLIVFFTMQRYLVRGLLAGSVK; encoded by the coding sequence ATGGACAACATTGCTGGAACCAAATCCTCGCTGTCTTGGGCGGTCAACATCTCGGTCGTGCTGCTCGTTGTCTTGTGGTTGATCCCGACAATCGGCCTTCTTGTGTCGTCCTTCCGCGACCGTGACCAAATCAGCGCCACGGGGTGGTGGCTGTCACCATTTCCGGTAGAGCAAAATTATCAGGCCAAAGCGCCTGCAGGGGACGTTAAAGTTGTCGATGGCATCTACATCATCGAAGGCAATGTGTTTGGCGACGAGACGGGGGCTGTGGCCCGCTTCGGCGGCACGCGCGCTGCGCCGACAGAATTCAAAGCGGGTGACACAGCGCAGTTGACGAAGGACCGCACGCTGACGGTGCAATCCGATGGCAACTACGTTTACACCTCACCCGCGGATATCAAGCGCGACCCGTCGGTCTATTACTCGGCGTCCAGCCCGCCGGATTTCTCGTTGAGCAACTACCGAACCATTCTGGCCTCCGACAACATGGACCGTGCGTTTATCAATACGTTAACGGTGACCATTCCGGCCACCATTATCCCAATCCTGATCGCCGCTTTCGCAGCCTATGCGCTTGCTTGGATGGACTTCAAAGGGCGCGGCTTCTTGATTGCTTTGGTCGTTGGGCTGCTGGTTGTGCCCTTGCAGTTGGCACTGGTGCCACTGCTAACGCTTCACAATAAAGTTGGTATCGGGCAAAGCTTTCTGGGCATCTGGATGGCGCATACGGGCTTTGGGCTACCCTTGGCGATCTACCTTTTACGCAACTACATGGTTGGCCTGCCGCGTGACATCATTGAATCCGCCAAGGTGGACGGGGCGACGGATTTTCAGGTCTTCACCAAGATTGTTCTGCCGCTGAGCTTTCCCGCGCTCGCCAGCTTCGCCATCTTCCAGTTTCTGTGGACGTGGAACGACCTGTTGGTGGCCAAGGTCTTCCTGCCGTCCAACTCTGAGTCTTGGGTGATGACTGTCAAAATCGCCGACGACCTCTTGGGCTCCAAGGGTGGGGACTGGGGCATCCTTGCCGCGGCGGCCTTCATTTCGATCGCAGTGCCGCTGATCGTCTTCTTCACAATGCAACGCTATCTGGTGCGCGGTCTGTTGGCCGGCTCCGTCAAATAA
- a CDS encoding bifunctional 4-hydroxy-2-oxoglutarate aldolase/2-dehydro-3-deoxy-phosphogluconate aldolase: MMTPLQASQLAREICELAPIVPVLVVDDAAHAEPLAQALVAGGLPALEVTLRTPAALEVIAEMAKVEGGVVGAGTLLTPADVHAAIDAGAKFGVSPGATDRLLDACEEAGLPLLPGVATASEAMRLLERGYTMLKFFPAEASGGAPALKAIGAPIPQVSFCPTGGVSPSNAKDYLSLPNVICAGGSWVAPSDKVRAGDWDAITKLAKDAAALPR; this comes from the coding sequence ATGATGACTCCTCTTCAAGCCAGCCAGCTTGCCCGTGAAATCTGCGAACTTGCTCCTATTGTCCCCGTTCTGGTCGTCGACGACGCGGCGCATGCCGAGCCTTTGGCACAAGCCCTTGTTGCGGGTGGGTTGCCTGCTTTGGAAGTTACATTGCGCACACCTGCGGCGCTGGAAGTGATTGCGGAGATGGCAAAGGTCGAAGGTGGTGTCGTTGGGGCAGGGACACTTCTGACCCCCGCTGATGTTCATGCGGCGATCGATGCTGGCGCGAAATTCGGCGTCTCACCCGGTGCTACGGACCGTTTGCTGGATGCGTGTGAGGAGGCTGGACTTCCATTGCTTCCGGGCGTTGCGACTGCATCGGAGGCGATGCGCCTTCTTGAACGCGGTTACACTATGTTGAAGTTTTTCCCGGCAGAAGCCTCCGGCGGAGCACCTGCGTTGAAGGCCATTGGTGCGCCGATCCCGCAAGTGAGCTTTTGCCCGACAGGAGGCGTAAGTCCCAGCAATGCAAAGGATTACCTAAGCTTGCCAAACGTGATCTGTGCGGGTGGCTCTTGGGTCGCGCCGTCCGACAAGGTGCGTGCGGGCGATTGGGATGCTATCACCAAGCTGGCCAAAGACGCTGCGGCTTTGCCGCGCTAA
- a CDS encoding carbohydrate ABC transporter permease gives MVFAPWAWLPKRAVTLGENINRANMIRPWLFLFPALSALGLYLLYPVVGSFYRSLFNRSGDDFIGFGNYATMFADDGFQVALVNNFLWVLVVPAAATFLGLLVAQLTDRLVWGNIAKSLIFMPMAISFVGASLIWKFVYANNPDIGLINAIRDSFGAAPLDPLQLPFWNNFFLMFILVWIQTGFAMVILSAALRGIPEETIEAAIIDGANPFQVFFKIKVPQIMGTIVVVWTTITILVLKVFDIVYTMTGGNFGTEILPSYMMSYMFRDDGRATAVAFVIMIIVLPVMIWNIRQARAEMK, from the coding sequence ATGGTTTTCGCACCGTGGGCATGGCTGCCAAAGCGGGCCGTGACACTGGGCGAGAACATCAACCGGGCCAACATGATCCGCCCATGGTTGTTCTTGTTTCCGGCGCTCTCTGCACTTGGGCTTTACCTGCTTTATCCGGTGGTCGGATCGTTCTACCGCTCGCTCTTCAACCGCAGCGGGGATGACTTCATCGGGTTCGGGAACTACGCCACCATGTTCGCCGATGACGGCTTTCAGGTTGCGCTGGTCAACAACTTTCTTTGGGTGCTTGTGGTGCCTGCCGCCGCGACGTTCCTAGGGTTGCTGGTGGCGCAGCTGACTGACCGCCTGGTGTGGGGCAATATCGCGAAGTCACTGATTTTCATGCCGATGGCTATCTCGTTTGTCGGGGCGTCGCTGATCTGGAAATTCGTCTATGCCAACAACCCCGATATCGGGTTGATCAATGCGATCCGCGACAGTTTTGGTGCGGCGCCGCTGGATCCGCTGCAACTGCCGTTCTGGAACAACTTCTTCCTCATGTTCATTTTGGTGTGGATCCAGACGGGCTTTGCGATGGTGATCCTGAGTGCCGCCCTTCGTGGCATCCCCGAAGAAACGATTGAGGCGGCGATCATTGACGGCGCCAACCCGTTTCAGGTGTTTTTCAAGATTAAGGTGCCGCAGATTATGGGGACGATTGTGGTCGTATGGACCACCATCACCATCCTTGTGCTTAAGGTGTTCGACATTGTCTACACCATGACAGGAGGCAATTTCGGCACTGAAATCCTGCCCAGCTACATGATGAGCTACATGTTCCGCGATGACGGGCGCGCAACGGCGGTGGCCTTCGTCATCATGATTATCGTGCTTCCGGTGATGATCTGGAACATTCGCCAAGCTCGCGCGGAGATGAAATAA
- the edd gene encoding phosphogluconate dehydratase, with protein sequence MPLNSKIEDVTQRIVNRSKDSRATYMARMRQAAEEGPRRGHLTCGNQAHAYAAMEGDQKPMLEGQGGNIGIVTAYNDMLSAHQPFKDYPDLIKATARANGGTAQVAGGVPAMCDGVTQGQVGMELSLFSRDVIALAAGVALSHNTFDAAVYLGVCDKIVPGLVIAAATFGYLPGIFLPAGPMPSGLPNDEKAKVRQKFASGEVGRDALMAAEMASYHSPGTCTFYGTANSNQMLMEFMGLHLPGSSFVNPGTDMRDALTNYGAKRALEITNLGNDYTPVCDILDEKTFVNGLVGLMATGGSTNLVIHIIAMARAAGVILDLQDLSDISDATPLMARVYPNGLADVNHFHAAGGLTYMIGELLDAGLLHPDTRTVMGDGLAMYAQDPKLRDGKLTWEDAPRETQNDRILRPASNPFAPEGGLKQLNGNLGRGVIKVSAVAPERHVIEAPARIFQTQDAVKAAFKAGEFTSDTIVVVRFQGPKANGMPELHGLTPILAVLQDRGLKVALVTDGRMSGASGKVPAAIHVCPEAVDGGLIGKLQDGDLIRLDATQGTLEVLTPDVQSRAATAPDLSDNSHGIGRELFSIFRETAGTAADGAGVVV encoded by the coding sequence ATGCCGTTGAATTCAAAAATCGAAGACGTCACCCAACGGATCGTCAATCGGTCCAAAGACAGCCGCGCCACCTACATGGCGCGTATGCGCCAAGCTGCCGAGGAAGGTCCTCGCCGCGGCCACCTGACTTGTGGCAACCAAGCGCATGCCTATGCCGCGATGGAAGGCGATCAAAAACCCATGCTTGAAGGGCAGGGTGGCAATATTGGGATCGTTACCGCGTATAACGATATGCTTTCAGCGCATCAGCCGTTCAAAGACTATCCTGATCTGATCAAAGCAACGGCACGGGCCAATGGCGGCACCGCGCAGGTTGCGGGTGGCGTGCCGGCCATGTGCGATGGCGTGACACAGGGTCAGGTGGGCATGGAATTGTCGCTGTTTTCGCGCGATGTGATCGCACTCGCCGCTGGCGTGGCGTTGAGCCATAACACGTTTGATGCGGCGGTCTACCTCGGGGTCTGCGACAAGATTGTGCCAGGCTTGGTGATCGCGGCGGCGACCTTCGGCTATCTTCCTGGGATTTTCCTGCCTGCAGGGCCAATGCCTTCCGGCTTGCCGAATGACGAAAAGGCCAAGGTTCGCCAAAAATTTGCATCTGGTGAAGTGGGTCGCGATGCACTCATGGCGGCAGAAATGGCGTCTTACCATTCCCCAGGCACATGCACATTTTATGGCACCGCGAACTCCAACCAGATGCTGATGGAGTTTATGGGGCTGCACTTGCCCGGCTCCAGCTTCGTCAATCCCGGCACCGACATGCGCGATGCGTTGACCAACTACGGGGCCAAACGGGCGCTGGAAATCACGAACCTCGGAAATGACTATACTCCGGTTTGCGACATCCTTGACGAGAAGACCTTTGTAAACGGTCTTGTCGGATTGATGGCCACAGGCGGATCCACCAATCTGGTGATTCACATCATCGCTATGGCGCGTGCAGCGGGTGTGATCCTTGACCTGCAAGACCTGTCCGACATTTCCGACGCAACTCCGCTGATGGCGCGTGTTTACCCGAATGGCTTGGCCGACGTGAACCATTTCCACGCCGCTGGTGGGTTGACCTATATGATCGGTGAGCTGTTGGACGCAGGTCTGCTTCATCCTGACACTCGCACTGTAATGGGCGACGGGCTTGCAATGTACGCTCAGGATCCGAAGCTGCGGGACGGCAAATTGACTTGGGAAGACGCGCCACGCGAGACCCAGAACGACCGGATCTTGCGTCCGGCATCCAATCCATTTGCACCCGAAGGCGGGCTGAAACAGCTCAACGGCAATCTGGGCCGTGGCGTGATCAAAGTGTCCGCAGTTGCCCCCGAACGCCATGTGATCGAGGCGCCCGCGCGGATTTTCCAAACGCAAGATGCAGTCAAGGCCGCGTTCAAAGCCGGCGAATTCACTTCGGACACGATTGTTGTAGTCCGGTTCCAAGGCCCGAAAGCCAACGGTATGCCAGAGCTGCACGGCCTGACCCCGATCCTAGCAGTGCTGCAGGATCGTGGGTTGAAGGTCGCTTTGGTCACAGATGGCCGTATGTCCGGGGCGTCCGGCAAGGTGCCTGCGGCGATCCATGTTTGCCCGGAGGCGGTTGATGGTGGCCTGATCGGCAAGTTGCAGGACGGCGACCTGATCCGGCTTGACGCGACCCAAGGTACGCTGGAAGTGCTAACGCCGGACGTGCAGTCGCGAGCCGCAACCGCCCCTGACCTGAGTGATAACTCGCACGGGATTGGTCGCGAGCTGTTCTCCATCTTCCGCGAAACCGCGGGCACTGCTGCCGATGGTGCAGGGGTTGTGGTTTAG
- a CDS encoding ABC transporter ATP-binding protein, translating to MADLKLTGVGKKYGGTVEVLKEIDLDITTGELIVFVGPSGCGKSTLLRMIAGLEKITSGELQIDGEVMNDVPPAQRGIAMVFQSYALYPHMTVRDNMAFALKLAKKSPDEIDAAVNRAAKVLQLDEYLDRLPKALSGGQRQRVAIGRSIVRDPKVYLFDEPLSNLDASLRVATRIEIAQLKESMPNSTMIYVTHDQVEAMTLATRIVVLANKGIAQVGSPLELYETPENEFVAQFIGSPAMNLMAGEIVETGKNTTVTLTEGKGTISTNIPTNAEDKGLKVNVGIRPEDMIATDQDNYAYSGTVDIVEALGEVTQLYFAKSAPEHEPVIAKLQGIHTDLRGKVINMTADPAKVHLFADGRSLLYR from the coding sequence ATGGCAGACCTGAAGCTTACGGGCGTTGGCAAAAAATATGGCGGCACAGTCGAGGTGCTCAAAGAGATCGATCTCGACATTACTACGGGAGAGTTGATTGTTTTTGTTGGCCCGTCCGGTTGCGGCAAATCTACCTTGTTGCGGATGATTGCGGGTCTGGAGAAGATCACGTCCGGTGAGCTGCAAATCGACGGCGAGGTGATGAACGACGTTCCTCCGGCGCAACGTGGTATCGCGATGGTGTTCCAGAGCTACGCGCTGTACCCGCACATGACTGTGCGTGATAACATGGCCTTTGCCCTGAAACTTGCCAAGAAATCCCCCGATGAGATTGATGCAGCCGTGAACCGTGCGGCCAAAGTGCTGCAACTGGACGAGTATCTGGACCGCCTGCCGAAAGCCTTGTCAGGAGGTCAACGTCAGCGGGTCGCCATTGGTCGCTCCATCGTGCGTGATCCGAAGGTTTATTTGTTCGACGAGCCGCTTTCCAACCTCGATGCCTCTTTGCGTGTCGCCACGCGTATCGAGATAGCGCAACTCAAGGAATCCATGCCGAACTCTACGATGATCTACGTCACCCACGATCAAGTGGAAGCCATGACACTGGCGACCCGTATCGTGGTTTTGGCCAATAAGGGCATCGCGCAGGTCGGCTCGCCGCTGGAGTTGTATGAGACGCCAGAAAACGAATTCGTTGCGCAATTCATCGGGTCGCCTGCCATGAACTTGATGGCTGGCGAAATCGTTGAAACTGGCAAAAATACCACCGTGACGTTGACCGAAGGCAAGGGGACTATTTCGACGAATATTCCAACTAACGCTGAGGATAAGGGTCTGAAGGTGAATGTTGGAATTCGTCCCGAAGACATGATCGCAACGGACCAGGATAACTACGCCTATTCTGGAACCGTCGATATCGTTGAGGCCTTGGGTGAGGTGACTCAGCTCTACTTTGCCAAATCAGCGCCAGAGCATGAACCTGTGATTGCCAAGCTACAGGGTATTCACACTGACCTGCGCGGCAAAGTGATCAACATGACGGCCGATCCGGCAAAGGTGCATCTTTTCGCGGACGGCCGGTCTCTGCTGTATCGCTGA
- a CDS encoding alpha-amylase family glycosyl hydrolase: MSEMDPKLQASTAIDKDWWRGAVIYQIYPRSFQDSNGDGVGDLLGIVSRIPYIASLGVDAIWISPFFTSPMKDFGYDVSDYCDVDPMFGQLSDFDVLVNTAHSHGLKVMIDLVLSHTSDQHAWFQESRGSRDNDKSDWYVWADPKPDGTPPNNWLSIFGGSAWQWNARREQYYLHNFLVSQPDLNFHNPDVQDALLDATRFWLDRGVDGFRLDTINFYFADKQLRDNPALPPEKRNASIAPSVNPYNHQEHLYSKNQPENLEFLKRFRALLDEYPASTCVGEVGDAQRGLELLGEYTEGDDLVHMCYAFEFLSAEPLTAQRVMDTMGSLDNSAPDGWACWAFSNHDVIRHTTRWNLTPAAHRCYTTMMSALRGSLCIYQGEELGLPEADVAFEDLQDPYGIEFWPDFKGRDGCRTPMVWEPSNQNGGFTTGAPWLPVSHDHLMRSAETQEQDPAAPLHHYRRALAFRRTHPALMKGAHSGFRAEGDVLSFKRSHEDQTIFCAFNLSDTPSTVDMPTGDWVAIGAELGSTGAAADGKLHLGPWQPCFALQR; the protein is encoded by the coding sequence ATGAGCGAAATGGACCCAAAACTGCAGGCCTCCACAGCCATCGACAAAGACTGGTGGCGCGGGGCTGTGATCTACCAGATATACCCGCGTAGCTTCCAAGACAGCAACGGCGACGGCGTGGGCGATCTGCTCGGGATAGTGTCGCGTATTCCCTATATCGCCTCGCTTGGGGTGGATGCGATCTGGATCAGTCCGTTCTTCACGTCACCGATGAAGGACTTTGGCTACGACGTCAGCGATTACTGTGACGTGGATCCGATGTTCGGGCAGTTGAGCGATTTCGATGTGCTGGTGAACACAGCCCACAGCCACGGCTTGAAGGTCATGATCGACCTTGTGCTGTCGCACACGTCTGATCAGCACGCTTGGTTTCAGGAAAGCCGTGGCAGCCGCGATAACGACAAATCCGACTGGTATGTCTGGGCGGATCCCAAGCCGGATGGCACGCCGCCGAACAACTGGTTGTCGATCTTCGGTGGCTCTGCGTGGCAATGGAATGCGCGTCGCGAGCAGTATTACTTGCATAACTTTCTGGTTTCGCAGCCAGATTTGAACTTCCACAATCCAGATGTGCAGGACGCATTGCTGGACGCGACACGCTTCTGGCTGGATCGGGGCGTGGACGGGTTCCGACTTGATACGATCAACTTCTATTTCGCCGACAAGCAGTTGCGCGACAATCCCGCTTTGCCGCCCGAGAAGCGCAACGCCAGCATCGCGCCCTCGGTGAACCCGTATAATCATCAAGAGCATCTCTATTCCAAAAACCAACCCGAGAACCTCGAATTTTTGAAGCGGTTCCGCGCCTTGTTGGATGAGTATCCGGCCAGCACTTGCGTGGGTGAAGTGGGCGATGCGCAACGCGGGTTGGAGCTGTTAGGCGAATACACCGAAGGCGACGACCTCGTGCATATGTGTTACGCGTTCGAGTTTCTTTCGGCGGAACCGCTGACCGCACAGCGCGTGATGGACACCATGGGCAGCCTCGACAATTCGGCCCCTGATGGCTGGGCCTGTTGGGCGTTTTCCAACCATGACGTGATCCGGCACACGACGCGTTGGAACCTGACCCCTGCGGCGCATCGCTGCTACACGACGATGATGAGCGCGCTGCGCGGCTCTCTGTGCATCTACCAAGGTGAGGAGTTAGGCCTACCGGAGGCCGACGTGGCGTTCGAAGACTTGCAAGACCCTTACGGAATCGAGTTCTGGCCCGACTTCAAGGGGCGGGATGGCTGCCGCACACCGATGGTCTGGGAGCCGTCGAACCAGAACGGCGGCTTCACCACGGGCGCGCCTTGGTTGCCGGTGAGCCACGATCATCTGATGCGCTCGGCCGAGACGCAGGAACAAGATCCCGCTGCGCCACTGCATCACTATCGCCGCGCTTTGGCTTTTCGCCGCACGCATCCGGCCTTGATGAAGGGCGCTCATTCGGGGTTTCGTGCCGAGGGCGACGTGCTCAGTTTCAAGCGCAGCCACGAGGATCAAACCATTTTCTGCGCCTTCAATCTGTCTGACACACCGTCAACGGTTGACATGCCAACCGGCGATTGGGTGGCGATCGGGGCGGAACTGGGCTCGACCGGTGCGGCAGCAGACGGAAAGCTACATCTAGGGCCGTGGCAGCCATGCTTCGCGCTTCAACGGTAA
- a CDS encoding ABC transporter substrate-binding protein — MKSRLYTSAAIVALSSAAAFADGHLAFGMEGGDFSWDSYNAFADSTDLTGQTVTITGAWTGNEKEKVEKVFAYFTAATGAEVNYSGSDSFEQDIVVSARSGSAPNLAAFPQPGLAADMASQGLLTPLADGTDAWVRDNFAAGQSWVDLGTYADKDGNDHLYGMFYRVDVKSLVWYAPEAFDEGGYDIPETMEELKALTDQIVADGGTPWCIGLGSGAATGWPATDWVEDMMLRTNSPEDYDAWVANEMKFDDPKVIAAIEEFGAFARNDAYVDGGSAAVASTDFRDSPAGLFAIPPKCYMHRQASFIPAFFPEGTEMGTDVDFFYFPAYADKNLGKPVLGAGALFAITNPSDAANAFIEFMKLPIAHEMWMTQGGFLTAHAGVNLAAYADDSLRAQGEILQNATTFRFDASDLMPGEIGAGAFWTGMVDYVTGTSAEDVAKGIQERWDAIQ, encoded by the coding sequence ATGAAATCACGTCTTTATACCTCGGCTGCAATCGTTGCCCTAAGCAGCGCTGCCGCATTCGCAGACGGTCACCTTGCCTTCGGCATGGAGGGGGGCGACTTTAGCTGGGACAGCTACAACGCCTTCGCTGACTCCACAGATCTGACTGGCCAAACGGTCACGATCACTGGCGCATGGACCGGCAACGAGAAAGAAAAAGTCGAGAAAGTCTTTGCATATTTCACCGCCGCAACTGGCGCCGAGGTGAATTACTCCGGCTCTGACAGCTTCGAACAAGACATCGTGGTGTCCGCACGCTCCGGCTCTGCGCCGAACTTGGCGGCCTTTCCACAGCCAGGGCTGGCGGCAGACATGGCCAGCCAAGGTTTGCTGACGCCACTGGCAGACGGAACCGATGCTTGGGTGCGCGACAACTTTGCAGCGGGTCAATCCTGGGTTGATCTGGGGACCTATGCAGACAAAGACGGCAACGATCATCTCTATGGCATGTTCTACCGCGTCGACGTGAAATCCCTTGTTTGGTATGCTCCAGAAGCCTTTGACGAAGGCGGCTACGACATCCCAGAGACGATGGAAGAGCTGAAAGCGCTGACCGACCAGATCGTTGCGGATGGTGGTACGCCTTGGTGTATCGGTCTGGGATCGGGTGCGGCCACCGGCTGGCCTGCGACCGACTGGGTCGAAGACATGATGCTGCGCACCAACTCGCCCGAAGACTATGACGCGTGGGTGGCCAACGAAATGAAGTTTGACGATCCTAAAGTGATCGCTGCCATTGAAGAGTTTGGCGCATTCGCCCGTAACGATGCTTATGTCGATGGTGGTTCCGCCGCAGTGGCCAGCACGGATTTCCGTGACAGCCCAGCGGGTCTCTTTGCGATCCCGCCGAAATGCTACATGCACCGTCAGGCGTCCTTCATTCCAGCGTTCTTCCCAGAAGGCACCGAAATGGGGACAGATGTAGATTTCTTCTACTTCCCGGCCTATGCCGACAAAAATCTTGGCAAGCCCGTTCTTGGGGCAGGGGCGCTGTTTGCGATTACCAATCCGTCCGACGCGGCCAATGCGTTCATCGAATTCATGAAGCTGCCAATCGCGCATGAGATGTGGATGACCCAAGGTGGCTTCCTGACTGCGCATGCGGGGGTCAATCTTGCGGCCTACGCGGATGACAGCCTGCGCGCGCAGGGTGAAATTCTGCAAAACGCCACGACTTTCCGTTTTGACGCCTCCGACCTGATGCCAGGTGAGATTGGTGCAGGCGCGTTCTGGACCGGTATGGTCGACTATGTCACCGGCACGTCTGCCGAGGATGTGGCAAAGGGCATTCAGGAACGCTGGGACGCGATCCAGTAA